Proteins encoded together in one Acidimicrobiales bacterium window:
- a CDS encoding 2-dehydropantoate 2-reductase: MRFVVVGAGAIGGVVGGRLFQRGHDVVLVARGAHHDAIRDRGLTIQCPTGEVTLAVPVVDRVGRLELGADDVVLLAVKSQDTAGVVAALDPVAPPGLAVVSLQNGLENERVLLRHFDPVYGVCVMFPATHVEPGVVQANSTPVEGLLDLGRYPAGGDGTGDIEADPTAEAIAAAFRSAGFESEVRPDIVRWKAAKLLLNLANAVDAVCGLEGAGGELYVRAQEEGRRCLAAAGIDHVSEEQDAERRGDLIQLRRIDGQRRVGSSGRQSLARQAGAIEVDYLNGEIVLLGRLHGVPTPVNELLRRLANECARERRPPASMAPEEVLALLDAP; the protein is encoded by the coding sequence ATGCGCTTCGTCGTGGTGGGGGCCGGTGCCATCGGGGGAGTGGTCGGCGGGCGGCTCTTCCAGCGCGGCCACGACGTCGTGCTGGTGGCCCGTGGTGCCCACCACGACGCCATCCGGGACCGGGGTCTGACCATCCAGTGCCCGACGGGCGAAGTGACCCTGGCCGTCCCGGTGGTCGATCGTGTCGGGCGCCTGGAGCTCGGCGCCGACGACGTGGTGCTGCTGGCGGTCAAGAGCCAGGACACCGCCGGCGTGGTCGCCGCCCTCGACCCCGTGGCCCCGCCCGGGCTCGCGGTGGTGTCGCTCCAGAACGGCCTCGAGAACGAGCGCGTCCTGCTGCGCCACTTCGACCCGGTCTACGGCGTGTGCGTGATGTTCCCGGCCACCCACGTCGAGCCCGGGGTGGTGCAGGCCAACTCGACACCCGTCGAGGGGCTGCTCGACCTCGGCCGCTATCCCGCCGGCGGTGACGGGACCGGCGACATCGAGGCCGACCCCACCGCGGAGGCCATCGCCGCGGCCTTCCGCTCGGCGGGGTTCGAGTCCGAGGTGCGGCCCGACATCGTGCGCTGGAAGGCGGCCAAGCTGCTGTTGAACCTGGCCAACGCGGTCGACGCCGTCTGTGGCCTCGAAGGTGCCGGGGGCGAGCTCTACGTGCGGGCCCAGGAGGAGGGCCGGCGCTGCCTGGCCGCGGCGGGCATCGACCACGTGTCCGAGGAGCAGGACGCCGAGCGTCGCGGGGACCTCATCCAGCTCCGCCGCATCGACGGCCAGCGCCGGGTGGGCAGCTCGGGCCGCCAGAGCCTCGCCCGGCAGGCCGGCGCCATCGAGGTCGACTACCTGAACGGTGAGATCGTCCTGCTCGGCCGCCTCCACGGAGTGCCCACCCCGGTCAACGAACTGCTGCGGCGGCTCGCGAACGAGTGCGCCCGCGAGCGCCGCCCGCCGGCGTCGATGGCGCCGGAAGAGGTGCTGGCCCTCCTCGACGCTCCCTGA
- a CDS encoding LLM class F420-dependent oxidoreductase, with the protein MSAHPSLTGTGVWAHELRYGDPAEIADLAAELEGLGFTALWVPDVGGDLFGSLDNLLTATSSVEIATGILNVWMHTPAETAEWWAAQSAADRQRLLLGIGISHASFIDAHEGMSWDKPLSTMRTYLDGLDAGGVPREARCLAALGPKMLELARDRSAGAHPYLVTPEHTALARQTMGPDALLAVEQGVVLDTDPDAARDVARKALSIYATLPNYTNNWKRLGFTDEDVENLSDRLVDEVVAWGDVDDLAARVQAHRDADADHVCVQLLGAPGAPVDREAWRRLAPALLA; encoded by the coding sequence ATGAGCGCGCACCCGTCACTGACCGGCACCGGCGTCTGGGCCCACGAGCTCCGCTACGGGGATCCCGCCGAGATCGCCGACCTCGCCGCCGAGCTCGAGGGTCTGGGGTTCACGGCGCTCTGGGTGCCCGACGTCGGCGGGGACCTCTTCGGGTCGCTCGACAACCTGCTGACGGCGACGTCGTCGGTGGAGATCGCCACCGGGATCCTCAACGTCTGGATGCACACGCCGGCCGAGACCGCCGAGTGGTGGGCGGCGCAGTCCGCGGCCGACCGGCAGCGGCTGCTCCTCGGCATCGGCATCAGCCACGCCTCGTTCATCGACGCACACGAGGGGATGTCGTGGGACAAGCCGCTGTCCACGATGCGCACCTACCTCGACGGACTCGATGCCGGCGGCGTGCCCCGCGAGGCCCGCTGCCTCGCCGCCCTCGGGCCGAAGATGCTCGAGCTGGCCCGCGACCGCTCGGCCGGCGCCCACCCCTACCTGGTGACCCCGGAGCACACCGCCCTCGCCCGCCAGACGATGGGCCCGGATGCCCTGCTCGCCGTGGAGCAGGGGGTCGTCCTCGACACCGATCCCGACGCGGCCCGGGACGTGGCCCGAAAGGCCCTGTCCATCTACGCCACGCTCCCGAACTACACCAACAACTGGAAGCGCCTCGGCTTCACCGACGAGGACGTCGAGAACCTGAGCGACCGCCTCGTCGACGAGGTGGTGGCCTGGGGCGACGTGGACGACCTCGCGGCCCGGGTACAGGCCCACCGCGACGCCGACGCCGACCACGTGTGCGTGCAGCTGCTGGGCGCGCCGGGCGCCCCCGTCGACCGCGAGGCGTGGCGCCGCCTCGCGCCGGCGCTCCTCGCCTGA
- a CDS encoding maleylpyruvate isomerase family mycothiol-dependent enzyme: protein MPIDNALLPARPDVIAGMLDEYDRFAALVAPLTEDEWRAPTRCDAPVRDVVGHVVGIVEDVAGGAPGSRTFEEEAAALGDDGPAEAVARLNAALEGLRALAAALDDDVWNGPSGAPDLSMGDGVLTLWYDTYVHADDIGVALGRPTEPGQGEQAALAYVMGQLEAQGFGPARIELTRGDHPTIELGGADDTTPTVAIDPHDFLLAATGRLDAATLGLDPAVNLYRD from the coding sequence ATGCCCATCGACAACGCCCTCCTGCCCGCCCGGCCCGACGTCATCGCCGGGATGCTCGACGAGTACGACCGCTTCGCCGCCCTGGTGGCGCCGCTGACCGAGGACGAGTGGCGGGCGCCGACCCGCTGCGACGCCCCGGTCCGTGACGTCGTCGGTCACGTCGTGGGCATCGTCGAGGACGTGGCCGGCGGCGCCCCCGGCAGCCGTACCTTCGAGGAGGAGGCGGCGGCGCTGGGCGACGACGGCCCCGCCGAGGCGGTCGCCCGCCTGAACGCCGCGCTGGAGGGCCTGCGCGCCCTCGCCGCCGCCCTCGACGACGACGTGTGGAACGGCCCGAGCGGCGCCCCGGACCTGTCGATGGGCGACGGTGTGCTGACCCTCTGGTACGACACCTACGTCCACGCCGACGACATCGGCGTGGCCCTCGGCCGCCCGACCGAGCCGGGGCAGGGCGAGCAGGCGGCGCTCGCCTACGTCATGGGCCAGCTCGAGGCCCAGGGCTTCGGCCCCGCCCGCATCGAGCTCACCCGCGGCGACCACCCGACCATCGAGCTCGGCGGCGCCGACGACACCACCCCGACCGTGGCCATCGACCCCCACGACTTCCTCCTGGCTGCCACCGGCCGCCTCGACGCCGCGACGCTCGGCCTCGACCCCGCGGTCAACCTCTACCGGGACTGA
- a CDS encoding RNA polymerase subunit sigma-24 has product MGEPRGHGAADDLDAVYRREVGRCTATLVRILGDVDLAEDAVAEAFAIAAEQWPVRGFPPNPGGWITTTARNRAIDRLRREASRDDRHRAAHRLHALPSDADPMDPLGDPTAGHPDLDDLDGFVDVVPDDQLRLMFLCCHPAIAPDAQVALTLRLLGGLDTPEIARAFLVPEATLAQRLVRAKRKLRDNHAPYRIPRAAELPDRLHAVLSAIYLIYTEGHTATSGDELTRVDLSREAIRLGRVLTELMPDEPEAVGLLALMLLTDARRPARTDAGGALVRLADQDRSLWDRALVDEGHGLVRACLRRDQPGPFQVQAAIAAVHADAARADDTDWDQIVTLYDLLLTLRPNPVVALNRAVAVGERDGPEAGLAALTELDAAQLDAYQPYHAARADLLARAGHLEAATDAYDRALTLTTNPTERAFLSARRAALAPPAG; this is encoded by the coding sequence TTGGGCGAGCCCCGCGGCCACGGCGCCGCTGACGACCTCGACGCCGTCTACCGGCGGGAGGTCGGGCGCTGCACCGCCACCCTCGTCCGCATCCTCGGCGACGTCGACCTCGCCGAGGATGCGGTCGCGGAGGCCTTCGCCATCGCCGCCGAGCAATGGCCGGTTCGGGGCTTCCCCCCGAACCCGGGCGGGTGGATCACCACCACCGCCCGCAACCGGGCCATCGACCGGCTGCGACGGGAGGCGTCGCGGGACGACCGCCACCGGGCCGCTCACCGACTCCACGCCCTCCCCAGCGACGCCGATCCCATGGACCCCCTCGGCGACCCCACCGCCGGCCACCCCGACCTGGACGACCTCGACGGCTTCGTCGACGTCGTCCCCGACGACCAGCTCCGCCTGATGTTCCTCTGCTGCCACCCCGCGATCGCTCCCGACGCCCAGGTGGCGCTCACCCTCCGGCTGCTCGGGGGGCTGGACACCCCCGAGATCGCCCGGGCCTTCCTGGTCCCCGAGGCCACCCTCGCCCAGCGCCTCGTGCGGGCCAAGCGCAAGCTCCGCGACAACCACGCCCCCTACCGCATCCCCCGGGCGGCCGAGCTGCCCGACCGCCTCCACGCGGTGCTCTCGGCCATCTACCTCATCTACACCGAGGGCCACACCGCCACCTCCGGTGACGAGCTCACGCGGGTGGACCTCAGCCGTGAGGCCATCCGCCTGGGGCGCGTCCTGACCGAGCTGATGCCCGACGAGCCCGAGGCCGTCGGCCTGCTCGCGCTGATGCTGCTCACCGATGCCCGTCGCCCCGCCCGCACGGACGCGGGCGGCGCCCTGGTCCGCCTGGCCGACCAGGACCGCTCCCTCTGGGACCGGGCACTCGTCGACGAGGGCCACGGCCTCGTGCGCGCCTGCCTGCGCCGGGACCAACCGGGCCCGTTCCAGGTCCAGGCCGCCATCGCCGCCGTGCACGCCGACGCCGCCCGCGCCGACGACACCGATTGGGACCAGATCGTCACGCTCTACGACCTGCTCCTCACGCTGCGCCCCAACCCCGTCGTCGCTCTCAACCGGGCCGTCGCCGTCGGCGAGCGCGACGGGCCGGAGGCCGGCCTGGCCGCTCTCACCGAGCTGGACGCCGCCCAGCTCGACGCCTACCAGCCCTACCACGCCGCCCGGGCCGACCTGCTGGCCCGCGCCGGCCACCTCGAAGCGGCGACCGACGCCTACGACCGGGCGCTCACCCTCACCACCAACCCCACGGAGCGCGCCTTCCTCTCCGCTCGCCGCGCCGCCCTGGCCCCGCCCGCGGGCTGA
- a CDS encoding DUF1697 domain-containing protein has product MATTRAVALLRGINVGGKNPVPMADLRAAVEAAGYGDVRTYIQSGNVLFSTGEPVAGLEERVEAVLEAAFGIPILVVIRTERQFRAVVAKAPQGFGQQPDTYHSDAVFLKAPLTAAQAMKVVQCRDGVDRAWPGSGVVYFQRLSAQRTKSKLNKIMVTPEYKRMTIRSWSTTTKLVTLLDEG; this is encoded by the coding sequence ATGGCCACCACCCGAGCCGTCGCCCTGCTGCGTGGCATCAACGTGGGCGGGAAGAACCCGGTCCCCATGGCCGACCTGCGGGCGGCTGTGGAGGCCGCCGGGTACGGCGACGTGCGGACCTACATCCAGTCCGGGAACGTGCTGTTCTCCACCGGCGAGCCGGTCGCCGGCCTCGAGGAACGGGTCGAGGCTGTGCTCGAGGCGGCCTTCGGGATCCCGATCCTCGTCGTGATCCGCACCGAGCGGCAGTTCCGGGCCGTCGTCGCCAAGGCCCCGCAGGGGTTCGGGCAGCAACCCGACACCTACCACTCCGACGCCGTCTTCCTGAAGGCGCCGCTCACCGCGGCGCAGGCCATGAAGGTCGTGCAGTGCCGCGACGGCGTCGACCGAGCCTGGCCCGGCAGTGGCGTCGTCTACTTCCAGCGCCTGTCGGCCCAGCGCACGAAGTCCAAGCTGAACAAGATCATGGTGACCCCCGAGTACAAGCGGATGACCATCCGCAGCTGGTCCACCACGACCAAGCTCGTCACCTTGCTCGACGAGGGATGA
- a CDS encoding DUF899 domain-containing protein — translation MDLPPNLPSVTTREEWLAARVALLAEEKELTRRRDALSTRRRSLPMVLVEEDYRFDGPDGTVRLLDLFEGRPQLIVYHFMFHPEWDEGCSSCTAGTDELSPGFLEHLHTRDTTYAMVSRAPLAKLEDWKAKRGWDVPWYSSGDSAFSYDFGATIDESRGYDTFNYRTLDEYAARGEESMKTADQPYDMPGRSCFLAVDGEVFHTYSQYARGLESTGGSYYFLDLTALGRQEEWEEPQGRSEAVRSAQPDFAT, via the coding sequence ATGGACCTGCCCCCGAACCTGCCCAGCGTCACCACCCGGGAGGAGTGGCTCGCCGCCCGGGTCGCGCTGCTCGCCGAGGAGAAGGAGCTGACCCGCCGGCGCGACGCCCTGAGCACCCGCCGGCGCTCGCTGCCCATGGTCCTCGTCGAGGAGGACTACCGGTTCGACGGCCCGGACGGCACCGTCCGCCTGCTCGACCTCTTCGAGGGCCGCCCGCAGCTGATCGTGTACCACTTCATGTTCCACCCGGAGTGGGACGAGGGCTGCTCGAGTTGCACTGCCGGCACCGATGAGCTGTCGCCCGGCTTCCTCGAGCACCTCCACACCCGGGACACCACCTACGCCATGGTCTCGCGAGCGCCCCTGGCCAAGCTCGAGGACTGGAAGGCGAAGCGGGGCTGGGACGTGCCCTGGTACTCGTCGGGCGACTCGGCCTTCAGCTACGACTTCGGCGCCACCATCGACGAGTCCCGCGGGTACGACACCTTCAACTACCGGACCCTCGACGAGTACGCCGCCCGGGGCGAGGAGTCGATGAAGACCGCCGACCAGCCCTACGACATGCCGGGGCGCAGCTGCTTCCTCGCCGTCGACGGCGAGGTGTTCCACACCTACTCCCAGTACGCCCGCGGACTCGAGAGCACCGGCGGGAGCTACTACTTCCTCGATCTCACCGCCCTCGGCCGCCAGGAGGAGTGGGAGGAGCCGCAAGGCCGCAGCGAGGCGGTCCGCTCCGCTCAGCCCGACTTCGCCACGTAG
- a CDS encoding PaaI family thioesterase, producing MPFAVASGVEIDRASAEEVVGGMDWSPERCTIGGLLHGGALMVLADSLGAVCAFLNLPEGAVTSTIESKTNFFRGLRDGGRAHATSTPLHVGRTTIVVQTDIRDDRDRRLALVTQTQAVIPL from the coding sequence ATGCCCTTCGCCGTCGCCAGCGGCGTGGAGATCGACCGGGCCAGCGCCGAGGAGGTCGTCGGCGGGATGGACTGGTCGCCCGAGCGCTGCACGATCGGCGGCCTCCTGCACGGCGGCGCGCTGATGGTGCTGGCGGACAGCCTGGGCGCGGTGTGCGCCTTCCTCAACCTGCCCGAGGGTGCGGTCACGTCCACGATCGAGTCGAAGACGAACTTCTTCCGGGGGCTGCGTGACGGCGGCCGGGCCCACGCCACCTCGACGCCGCTGCACGTCGGGCGCACGACGATCGTCGTGCAGACCGACATCCGCGACGACCGCGATCGCCGCCTCGCCCTCGTCACCCAGACCCAGGCCGTCATCCCGCTCTGA
- the katG gene encoding catalase/peroxidase HPI, with the protein MDAPEPKPGRPRTNKDWWPDQLDLSVLNAHGPRPTPLGEEFDYAEAFAGLDVEAVKQDLVDLMTDSQDWWPADYGHYGPLFVRMTWHAAGTYRIEDGRGGGGAGMQRFAPLNSWPDNANLDKARRLLWPVKQKYGQAISWADLLVLAGNVALESMGFETFGFAFGRPDVWEPEEVIWGPEDTWLGDERYSGERDLSNPLGAVQMGLIYVNPEGPNGNPDPLKAAVDIRETFRRMAMDDEETVALIAGGHTFGKTHGAGDPDLVGPEPEGCPVHAQGLGWKSSYGSGKAGDTITSGLEGAWTPTPITWDSSFFDTLFGYEWELTESPAGAKQWRPAGGAGSDAVPDAHDPDRRHAPMMATTDLALRFDPVYEPISRRFHEHPEQLADAFARAWYKLLHRDMGPVSRFLGPWVPEAQLWQDPVPAVDHPLVDEADVSALKAKILDSGLSVSQLVSTAWASASTFRGTDKRGGANGARIRLAPQKDWEVNAGVGEVLSVLEGIQADFNASATGGKRISLADLIVLAGCVAVGEAAKAAGVEVKVPFTPGRTDATEDQTDAEAFAVLEPRADGFRNYLRPGEKLDPETLLLDKANLLTLTAPEMTVLLGGMRALADDGALVANHGVLTNEFFTNLLSMDNEWSTAATEHEYEGRDRATGEVRWTATAVDLVFGHHSQLRALSEVYASSDAGEKFVQDFVAAWDKVMMLDRFDVK; encoded by the coding sequence ATCGACGCGCCGGAGCCCAAGCCGGGTCGCCCCCGCACCAACAAGGACTGGTGGCCGGACCAGCTCGACCTGTCCGTCCTCAACGCCCACGGGCCCCGCCCCACCCCGCTCGGCGAGGAGTTCGACTACGCGGAGGCCTTCGCCGGCCTCGACGTCGAGGCCGTGAAGCAGGACCTCGTCGATCTCATGACCGACTCGCAGGACTGGTGGCCCGCGGACTACGGCCACTACGGGCCGTTGTTCGTCCGCATGACGTGGCACGCCGCCGGCACCTACCGCATCGAGGACGGCCGGGGCGGCGGCGGTGCCGGCATGCAGCGCTTCGCCCCCCTCAACAGCTGGCCCGACAACGCCAACCTCGACAAGGCGCGCCGCCTGCTGTGGCCGGTGAAGCAGAAGTACGGCCAGGCCATCTCCTGGGCCGACCTGTTGGTGCTGGCCGGCAACGTGGCCCTCGAGTCGATGGGCTTCGAGACCTTCGGCTTCGCCTTCGGTCGACCCGACGTGTGGGAGCCCGAGGAGGTCATCTGGGGGCCCGAGGACACCTGGCTCGGCGACGAGCGCTACAGCGGCGAGCGGGACCTGTCGAACCCGCTGGGTGCGGTGCAGATGGGCCTCATCTACGTGAACCCCGAGGGCCCCAACGGCAACCCCGACCCGCTGAAGGCCGCGGTCGACATCCGGGAGACCTTCCGGCGCATGGCCATGGACGACGAGGAGACCGTCGCCCTCATCGCCGGCGGCCACACCTTCGGCAAGACCCACGGCGCTGGCGACCCCGACCTCGTCGGCCCCGAGCCCGAGGGCTGCCCTGTGCACGCCCAGGGTCTCGGGTGGAAGAGCTCGTACGGCAGCGGCAAGGCCGGTGACACCATCACCAGCGGCCTCGAGGGCGCCTGGACGCCGACGCCCATCACCTGGGACAGCAGTTTCTTCGACACCCTCTTCGGCTACGAGTGGGAGCTCACCGAGAGCCCGGCCGGCGCCAAGCAGTGGAGGCCCGCGGGTGGCGCCGGATCCGACGCGGTGCCCGATGCCCACGATCCCGACCGGCGCCACGCGCCGATGATGGCCACCACCGACCTCGCCCTGCGCTTCGATCCGGTCTACGAGCCCATCTCGCGGCGGTTCCACGAGCACCCCGAGCAGCTCGCCGACGCCTTCGCCCGGGCCTGGTACAAGCTCCTCCACCGCGACATGGGCCCGGTCTCGCGCTTCCTCGGACCGTGGGTGCCCGAGGCGCAGCTGTGGCAGGACCCGGTCCCGGCGGTCGACCACCCGCTGGTCGACGAGGCCGACGTGTCGGCGCTGAAGGCCAAGATCCTCGACTCGGGGCTCTCGGTCTCCCAGCTCGTGTCCACGGCCTGGGCCTCGGCCTCCACCTTCCGGGGCACCGACAAGCGCGGCGGTGCCAACGGCGCCCGCATCCGCCTCGCCCCCCAGAAGGACTGGGAGGTCAACGCCGGCGTCGGCGAGGTGCTCTCGGTGCTCGAGGGCATCCAGGCCGACTTCAACGCCTCGGCAACCGGCGGCAAGCGCATCTCGCTCGCCGACCTGATCGTCCTCGCCGGCTGCGTCGCCGTCGGTGAGGCCGCCAAGGCCGCCGGCGTCGAGGTGAAGGTGCCGTTCACCCCCGGTCGCACCGACGCCACCGAGGACCAGACCGACGCCGAGGCCTTCGCGGTGCTCGAGCCCCGCGCCGACGGCTTCCGCAACTACCTCCGCCCCGGCGAGAAGCTCGACCCCGAGACGCTGCTGCTCGACAAGGCCAACCTGTTGACCCTCACCGCTCCCGAGATGACGGTGCTGCTGGGCGGCATGCGCGCCCTCGCCGACGACGGCGCCCTCGTGGCGAACCACGGCGTCCTGACCAACGAGTTCTTCACCAACCTGTTGAGCATGGACAACGAGTGGTCGACGGCGGCCACCGAGCACGAGTACGAGGGCCGGGACCGGGCCACCGGCGAGGTCCGCTGGACCGCCACCGCGGTCGACCTCGTCTTCGGCCACCACAGCCAGCTGCGGGCCCTGTCCGAGGTCTACGCCAGCAGCGACGCCGGCGAGAAGTTCGTCCAGGACTTCGTGGCGGCGTGGGACAAGGTGATGATGCTCGACCGCTTCGACGTCAAGTGA
- a CDS encoding LysR family transcriptional regulator, which yields MNRPTVQQLRYAVAVADERHFGRAAQACFISQPALSNQIRELETKLGAQLFERTNRGVLVTPAGEEVVARARRILSELDDLCEAAGDAGGELGGSLRLGVIPTIAPYVLPRAIPLVERAHPGVELYLREDRTESLIAQLQAGELDLLLLALPLHRPGIDELALYDEPFLLAVPERHPLARGRRPALSALTHERLVLLEEGHCLRDQALAVCELAGHDGTVEVQGTSLPTVVQMVGSGLGVTLLPATAIERDVHPGERVVVRELRPDVPTRTVGLAWRSSSARADSYRALGEAIAEAGRAGMAALTGASKASGA from the coding sequence ATGAATCGCCCCACCGTCCAACAGCTGCGTTACGCGGTGGCGGTGGCCGACGAGCGCCACTTCGGGCGGGCGGCGCAGGCCTGCTTCATCAGCCAGCCCGCCCTCAGCAACCAGATCCGGGAGCTGGAGACCAAGCTCGGGGCGCAGCTGTTCGAGCGCACCAACCGCGGCGTGCTGGTGACGCCTGCAGGCGAGGAGGTCGTGGCCCGGGCCCGGCGCATCCTCAGCGAGCTGGACGACCTGTGTGAGGCGGCCGGCGACGCCGGGGGCGAGCTCGGGGGCTCCCTGCGCCTCGGGGTCATCCCCACGATCGCCCCCTACGTGCTGCCCCGGGCCATCCCCCTCGTCGAGCGCGCCCATCCCGGCGTCGAGCTCTACCTCCGCGAGGACCGCACCGAGTCGCTCATCGCGCAGCTCCAGGCCGGCGAGCTCGACCTGCTCCTGCTGGCCCTGCCGCTGCACCGGCCCGGCATCGACGAGCTCGCCCTCTACGACGAGCCGTTCCTGCTGGCCGTGCCCGAGCGCCATCCCCTCGCCAGGGGCCGCCGACCGGCGCTCTCGGCCCTGACCCACGAGCGCCTCGTGCTGTTGGAGGAGGGCCACTGCCTGCGCGATCAGGCCCTCGCGGTGTGTGAGCTGGCGGGCCACGACGGCACCGTCGAGGTGCAGGGCACCAGCCTGCCGACCGTGGTGCAGATGGTGGGCTCCGGGCTCGGCGTGACCCTCCTCCCCGCCACCGCGATCGAACGGGACGTCCACCCGGGCGAGCGGGTCGTGGTGCGGGAGCTGCGCCCCGACGTGCCCACCCGCACCGTCGGGCTCGCCTGGCGGTCCTCGTCGGCCCGGGCCGACAGCTACCGGGCCCTCGGCGAGGCCATCGCCGAAGCGGGGCGGGCCGGCATGGCCGCGCTCACCGGCGCCTCGAAGGCCTCGGGCGCGTAG
- a CDS encoding pyridoxamine 5'-phosphate oxidase family protein, with amino-acid sequence MAEPKTDRPLMPEGYGVPETDDGMLAWAEVEERLVESTQYWMATARADGRPHVVPRWGIWLDGGLYYDGSPATLHARNVAARGDCVLHLEDGWQAVIVEGTAAPAEPPGLELGGRIAAEMRRKYGEKGYEPEPDAWEGEASGGLVRFTPVKAMAWFDFPADVTRFRFG; translated from the coding sequence ATGGCCGAGCCGAAGACCGACCGCCCGCTGATGCCCGAGGGGTACGGGGTGCCCGAGACCGACGACGGGATGTTGGCGTGGGCCGAGGTCGAGGAGCGCCTCGTCGAGTCCACCCAGTACTGGATGGCCACCGCCCGCGCCGACGGTCGGCCCCACGTCGTCCCCCGTTGGGGGATCTGGCTCGACGGCGGCCTCTACTACGACGGCTCGCCGGCCACGCTGCACGCCCGCAACGTCGCCGCCCGCGGCGACTGCGTCCTGCACCTCGAGGACGGCTGGCAGGCCGTGATCGTCGAGGGCACCGCGGCGCCGGCCGAACCCCCGGGCCTCGAGCTCGGCGGCCGCATCGCCGCCGAGATGCGCCGGAAGTACGGCGAGAAGGGCTACGAGCCCGAGCCCGACGCGTGGGAGGGCGAGGCTTCGGGTGGCCTCGTGCGCTTCACCCCCGTCAAGGCGATGGCCTGGTTCGACTTTCCCGCCGACGTCACCCGCTTCCGCTTCGGCTGA
- a CDS encoding helix-turn-helix transcriptional regulator, which produces MTATTEHPSVGPLLRSWRQRRHLSQLELGTEAGVTTRHLSFVETGRARPSREMVLHLAEVLDVPLRERNHLLVAAGFAPTFRESPLDDPSFAVVRTALDQVLAGHEPYPAIVVDRQWQLVASNLAAFVLVEDVAPELLEPPVNVLRVSMHPHGLAPRIRNLGEWAGHVLDRLRRQALITGDAEVGALEEELRGLLQEQGIDETRAGGEHAGDVAMPMLLESAKGPLALITTIATFGTALDITLAELALEAFLPADAATAEILREYAADLA; this is translated from the coding sequence ATGACCGCCACCACCGAGCACCCGTCGGTCGGTCCACTGCTGCGGTCGTGGCGGCAGCGGCGTCACCTGTCCCAGCTCGAGTTGGGCACCGAGGCCGGCGTCACCACGCGTCACCTCAGCTTCGTGGAGACGGGCCGGGCCCGGCCGAGCCGGGAGATGGTCCTCCACCTGGCCGAGGTACTCGACGTGCCGCTGCGAGAGCGCAACCACCTGCTCGTGGCCGCCGGATTCGCGCCCACGTTCCGGGAGAGCCCGCTCGACGACCCGTCGTTCGCCGTCGTGCGGACCGCCCTCGATCAGGTGCTCGCCGGCCACGAGCCCTATCCCGCCATCGTCGTCGACCGCCAGTGGCAGCTGGTCGCCTCCAACCTGGCGGCCTTCGTGCTCGTCGAGGACGTCGCTCCCGAGCTGCTCGAGCCGCCCGTCAACGTGCTGCGGGTGAGCATGCACCCGCACGGCCTGGCCCCCCGGATCCGGAACCTGGGGGAGTGGGCCGGGCACGTGCTCGACCGGCTCCGCCGCCAGGCCCTCATCACCGGCGACGCCGAGGTTGGCGCGCTGGAGGAGGAGCTGCGCGGCCTCCTGCAGGAGCAGGGCATCGACGAGACCCGGGCAGGTGGCGAGCACGCCGGTGACGTGGCCATGCCGATGCTGCTCGAGTCGGCCAAGGGCCCCCTGGCGCTGATCACCACCATCGCCACCTTCGGCACCGCCCTCGACATCACGCTGGCCGAGCTGGCTCTCGAGGCCTTCCTCCCCGCCGACGCGGCCACTGCCGAGATCCTCCGCGAGTACGCCGCCGACCTCGCGTGA